Proteins encoded within one genomic window of Episyrphus balteatus chromosome 1, idEpiBalt1.1, whole genome shotgun sequence:
- the LOC129921205 gene encoding dedicator of cytokinesis protein 7 isoform X2: MSTNQRQFAQKLSKQQASEVRKNVVSCGLTTKPSDVASLCSSTICLTEPVEPLDYEEFLIQHSSILSREPLRQILEFPPGDVSVKTIPRKIRTVEHIVPKENITELPPHVQECVNCFIRPWKTVEYSQRHYSSSCCTRERIDRGTLSPTNFQQEFEIDKDFASFDDGFTDKSDSCTPSSRQSIASLSSVSSCTDTLTPRGSWASFDLRRSVNDPLIPNLLDDLPPESIDQANETRRQDDRQESLFSLYPEADPDDLIERRLPAEKPIEHQGHRIHVKCHQLRLELEVEPIFASMAIYDAKERKKISENFYFDMNSDNLKRMLNSHVQYSDVSTQSRTGIFEITYPSNDLFLVIRLEKVLQGDIKDSVEPYLKDDKDKYRDKAKSNASDYCERLGKYRMPFAWTGIYLTNVFNGDNFENEKENSSMGTASSSNSLDRKSSTSSFDQLRQKANVMSGTLTRRGSLERKSEKRRSWSPDEFANSIETFRPITITVSSFFKQESDKMKDEDLYKFLPELKRPAAVMKKYKCIPGSIKLEISPCPEDVKCALSPELAKVEPYPNDNTRPVKEILEFPSSAIYIPHYTYRNLLFIAPKELNFSSRAGSARNIAVRIQLMAGETQNDALRAIFAKSSCPEYSSEAFTAVNYHNKCPAFYDEIKVALPANIKQNHHLLFTLYHVSCQKKPQEMQTTVETPVGYTWIPLLEDGKLRVGEFNLPVMVETPPENYSFIPPNVHLPGTKWLDNHRPVFTVTIDAVTSIHTLDPYLDRFFLACEFLESKKVPPHIGEGNMEKEMKKCLLDIENADREPLVKNLPIVLDKLIELLVTTYKISGQTLSMGSNVFEVLCMVSENLSILSDDIVVDQYGRQSLLSTYVQYQTKILHPFSGKRRLTYSRSNAEEMMVSGYDGYVMHEHSGRSLDRKEITAEISPSYIGRDGQIRLLHEELALHWVVASGNAAEMAMKNSWFLFELMIKSMIEHLDLTRALTAPRKSRFPHQFTDDISTLIHLVTTKVVGYHNIDQKLAQSLNASLGFFIFDLFNIMDRGFVFGLIKTYYKVLISKNSSIPDLMHYKVDFLRIVCSHEHYIALNLPFATPYTTVPTPTSPTPSTNSNNSQNSYGSIDKALQADLNAEFRQQHYLVGLVLSELATVLEVSNPALHSKAIRCIRNLMTSHDLDSRYSDSDARARVASLYIPLLAIVMDTIPQLHQFLTDTQDRLHSIGLLEDYQGPHQPIATTTISPEVAYAISGSRTYSYVPDPVKNKSQLNTEDTRHLLACFIWVIKNLERTILYRWVLGLSPHRVHQMLQVLNWCIPCFEYRGQKRLPMVKRNNTQSFRKTPDMKEKLEEYIRGTGSARNDLINRRKDRNSTEKLRWRKDQMPYRSQFSDTPVKAEPEIEITHCIEGSLATELILVTLDALEIIVQVATNSEIHHNLLRTVLKVLLHALSRNQSTLSLQNLFASQRSLIFKFPNLLFDEETDICADLCLLLLKHCGSLLPGIRSQAAASLYLLMRQNFEIGNNFARVKMQVTMSLSSLVGTSSSFSEQSLRRALKTILVYAESDIDLQDTSFPEQVQDLLFNLHMILSDTVKMKEYQEDPEMLLDLMHRIAKGYQNNPDLRLTWLENMAKKHRERANHTEAAMCYVHSAALVAEYLSMLESQTHLPVGAVSFQKVTPNALMESAVSDDVLSPGEDGICLGNHFTEIGLKALLEEAANSFQIAGMYEAMNEVLKILIPICEANRDFQKLGKVHGKLQEAFNRIAQLQGKRVFGTYFRVGFYGTTFGDLDQQEFIYKEPTLTKLPEIFSRLQSFYADRFGPDSVHIIKDSNNVDVNTLDPDKAYIQITYVEPYFETFELRHRETYFERNFNIKRFIFATPFTKGGKAHGELNEQCKRKTILTTANHFPYVKTRIQVISRQQVILEPIEVAIEDIQKKTLELAAATKQEPADPKILQMVLQGCIGTTVNQGPMEMATVFLSGLADGVTIPTKHQNKLRLCFKEFAKRCTDALKKNRNLIQADQKDYQRELERNNERFLERLSPLITLSASQALGAVNANSYVSKSTPLRCVSDYFK; encoded by the exons ATGTCTACAAATCAACGACAATTCGCTCAAAAATTATCAAA GCAACAAGCTTCGGAAGTGCGAAAGAACGTCGTTAGCTGTGGCTTGACTACAAAACCATCGGATGTTGCTTCTTTATGTTCATCTACG ATTTGTCTAACTGAACCAGTGGAACCATTGgattatgaagaatttttaatcCAACATTCAAGTATTTTAAGTCGAGAACCATTGAGACAAATTCTGGAATTCCCACCAGGAGATGTATCGGTGAAGACAATACCCAGAAAAATACGTACTGTGGAACACATTGTGccaaaagaaaatat AACTGAACTACCTCCCCATGTCCAGGAATGTGTCAATTGCTTCATTAGACCTTGGAAAACTGTCGAATACTCCCAACGACACTACTCGAGCTCGTGTTGCACACGAGAACGCATCGATCGTGGTACACTTAGCCCAAcgaatttccaacaagaattcGAAATCGATAAAGATTTCGCTTCCTTTGATGATGGCTTCACTGACAAAAGCGATAGCTGCACACCGAGTAGTCGTCAATCTATTGCCAGTCTCTCTTCGGTTTCATCCTGTACTGATACCCTTACACCTCGCGGATCATGGGCAAGCTTCGATTTGCGTCGCTCTGTCAATGATCCACTTATACCAAATCTCCTCGATGATCTACCTCCAGAAAGTATCGACCAAGCCAACGAAACACGTCGTCAGGATGATCGACAAGAATCTCTGTTTAGTTTATATCCTGAAGCTGATCCAGATGATTTGATTGAACGTCGTTTGCCAGCTGAGAAGCCAATCGAACATCAAGGACATCGAATACATGTGAAATGTCATCAGTTGCGATTGGAGTTGGAAGTTGAACCGATATTTGCCTCGATGGCAATCTACGATGCCAAAGAAAGGAAGAAAATTTCTGAGAATTTTTACTTTGACATGAATTCGGATAATTTGAAGAGAATGTTGAATTCACATGTTCAGTATAGTGATGTTAGTACGCAGAGTCGGACGGGGATCTTTGAGATAACCTATCCGAGTAATGATTTGTTTCTAGTCATTCGGTTGGAGAAAGTACTGCAGGGAGATATTAAGGATTCAGTTGAACCTTATCTGAAAGATGACAAAGATAAATACAGGGATAAAGCTAAATCGAATGCTTCGGATTATTGTGAGAGGTTGGGTAAATATAGGATGCCTTTTGCCTGGACAGGAATATATCTTACGAATGTGTTTAATGGTGACAATTTTGAGAACGAAAAAGAGAATAGCAGTATGGGGACCGCTTCGAGTTCGAATAGTTTGg ATCGCAAATCATCGACAAGTAGTTTTGATCAGCTTCGGCAAAAAGCAAATGTTATGAGTGGCACTCTGACGAGAAGAGGTTCTCTCGAACGGAAAAGTGAAAAACGACGTTCATGGTCGCCAGATGAGTTTGCAAATAGCATTGAGACATTCAGACCAATTACAATAACTGTGTCGAGCTTTTTCAAACAG GAATCGGATAAAATGAAAGATGAAGATTTGTATAAATTTCTGCCAGAATTGAAGCGTCCAGCAGCGGTTATGAAGAAATATAAATGTATACCTGGTTCTATTAAATTAGAGATTTCaccatgtcctgaagatgttaAATGTGCTCTCTCACCAGAATTGGCCAAAGTGGAACCATATCCga atgACAACACTCGTCCAGTCAAAGAAATTCTCGAATTCCCCTCAAGTGCCATCTATATCCCTCACTACACCTACCGCAATCTCCTCTTCATCGCTCCAAAAGAGTTAAATTTTTCATCTCGTGCTGGTTCAGCTCGTAACATTGCTGTACGCATCCAACTTATGGCTGGCGAAACTCAAAACGACGCCCTCAGAGCTATCTTTGCTAAATCTTCCTGCCCCGAATACAGCTCTGAAGCATTTACTGCCGTTAATTATCACAACAAATGTCCAGCATTTTACGATGAAATAAAAGTTGCTCTCCCAGCGAATATCAAACAAAATCATCATCTTCTCTTTACTCTCTACCATGTCTCGTGTCAGAAAAAACCACAAGAAATGCAAACCACAGTTGAAACTCCAGTTGGTTATACTTGGATACCATTGCTCGAAGATGGTAAACTTCGAGTTGGTGAATTTAATTTACCTGTTATGGTTGAAACACCACCGGAAAATTACTCATTTATTCCACCAAATGTACATTTACCTGGTACCAAGTGGTTAGATAATCATCGTCCTGTGTTTACTGTTACAATTGATGCTGTTACTTCTATACACACGCTAGATCCTTACCTTGATAG attcTTCCTGGCTTGTGAGTTTCTGGAATCAAAAAAAGTTCCACCCCACATTGGTGAAGGCAACAtggaaaaagaaatgaaaaaatgcctCCTCGACATTGAAAATGCAGATCGTGAACCCTTGGTCAAGAATCTTCCAATAGTTTTGGATAAACTTATTGAATTGTTGGTCACAACTTACAAGATCAGTGGACAAACTCTATCGATGGGCTCAAATGTTTTCGAAGTTCTTTGTATGGTTTCAGAGAATCTTTCG ATTCTCTCAGATGACATCGTTGTGGATCAGTATGGACGTCAGAGTCTTCTTTCAACCTATGTgcaatatcaaacaaaaattcttcatCCATTCAGTGGAAAGAGACGACTCACGTACAGTAGAAGCAATGCTGAAGAAATGATGGTATCAGGATATGATGGTTACGTTATGCACGAACACTCTGGAAGAAGTTTAGATAGAAAAGAAATAACAGCAGAAATCTCTCCATCTTACATTGGTCGCGATGGACAAATTCGTTTGCTACACGAAGAGCTGGCTCTTCATTGGGTTGTTGCCAGTGGCAATGCAGCCGAAATGGCTATGAAAAATTCTTGGTTTCTTTTTGAATTGATGATTAAATCAATGATTGAACATTTAGATCTAACTCGTGCTTTAACAGCTCCACGTAAAAGTCGTTTTCCACATCAATTTACTGACGATATATCGACTTTAATACATTTGGTGACAACAAAAGTTGTGGGTTATCATAATATCGATCAGAAATTGGCACAGTCATTAAATGCTAGTTTAGGATTCTTTATATTCGATTTATTTAACATCATGGATAGAGGATTTGTTTTTGGATTGATTAAGACTTATTACAAAGTTTTGATATCAAAGAATTCTTCTATTCCTGATTTGATGCATTATAAAGTAGATTTCTTGCGTATTGTTTGCAGTCATGAGCATTATATTGCCTTGAATCTACCATTTGCTACTCCATATACAACTGTTCCAACACCAACTAGTCCAACGCCAAGCACAAATTCGAATAATAGTCAGAATTCTTAT GGATCAATTGACAAAGCTTTGCAAGCAGACTTGAATGCTGAATTTAGACAGCAACATTATCTAGTCGGACTGGTTCTGAGTGAGCTAGCTACTGTTTTGGAAGTTTC aaatccAGCACTTCACAGTAAAGCAATTCGATGTATACGCAATTTAATGACATCCCATGATTTGGACTCGAGATATAGTGATTCAGATGCACGAGCTCGTGTAGCATCTTTATACATCCCTTTGTTGGCAATTGTTATGGACACAATTCCACAGTTGCATCAATTTCTCACAGACACACAAGATCGTCTGCATAGTATTGGCCTTCTCGAAGACTATCAAGGACCACATCAGCCAATTGCTACAACAACTATAAGTCCCGAGGTTGCTTATGCCATTTCGGGAAGTCGAACATATTCGTATGTTCCCGATCCAGTCAAGAACAAGTCTCAATTAAACACTGAAGATACAAGACATCTTCTAGCTTGTTTCATATGGGTGATAAAGAATTTGGAAAGAACAATCCTTTATCGTTGGGTTTTGGGTTTAAGTCCTCATCGTGTTCATCAAATGTTACAAGTTCTCAACTGGTGTATTCCATGTTTTGAATATAGAGGTCAGAAACGCCTTCCGATGGTCAAGAGAAACAACACTCAAAGTTTTCGCAAAACTCCCGACATGAAAGAGAAACTTGAGGAATATATTCGGGGAACCGGATCGGCTCGTAATGATTTGATAAATCGTCGAAAAGATCGTAATTCAACTGAAAAACTCCGCTGGCGGAAAGATCAAATGCCATATAGGTCACAATTCTCagatactccagtcaaagctgAACCAGAAATTGAAATAACTCATTGTATAGAAGGATCATTGGCTACCGAGTTGATACTTGTTACATTGGATGCTCTAGAAATCATTGTTCAAGTGGCAACTAATTCGGAAATTCATCATAATCTTCTGAGGACAGTTTTGAAGGTTCTTCTCCATGCCCTCTCTCGCAATCAAAGTACACTCTCTTTGCAAAATCTCTTTGCATCACAACGTTCGTTGATCTTTAAATTCCCCAATTTACTATTCGACGAGGAGACAGATATTTGTGCAGATTTGTGTTTGTTGTTGCTGAAACATTGTGGATCTTTATTGCCAGGAATTAGATCACAAGCTGCTGCTTCGCTGTATCTGCTGATgagacagaattttgaaattggaaat aaCTTTGCACGTGTTAAAATGCAAGTTACCATGTCCCTTAGTTCGCTGGTGGGAACAAGCTCCTCCTTCAGCGAGCAGTCCCTTCGCAGAGCATTAAAAACAATTCTAGTCTATGCCGAGTCCGATATCGATCTTCAGGACACTTCATTTCCAGAACAAGTTCAAGATTTACTATTCAATTTGCATATGATCCTCTCGGATACAGTCAAAATGAAAGAATACCAAGAAGATCCTGAAATGTTATTAGATTTAATGCATCGCATTGCAAAAGGTTATCAAAATAATCCCGATCTAAGATTGACATGGTTGGAGAATATGGCTAAAAAACACCGTGAACGTGCCAATCATACCGAAGCTGCAATGTGTTATGTACATAGTGCTGCTTTGGTAGCAGAATATTTGAGTATGTTGGAATCACAAACTCATCTGCCAGTTGGAGCGGttagttttcaaaaagtcaCTCCAAATGCTCTCATGGAATCGGCTGTATCGGATGATGTTTTAAGTCCTGGTGAAGATGGTATATGTCTGGGCAATCATTTTACTGAGATCGGACTGAAGGCGTTGTTGGAGGAGGCTGCAAACTCGTTCCAAATTGCTGGAATGTACGAAGCAATGAACGAGGTTTTGAAAATACTTATACCCATATGCGAGGCGAATCGTGATTTCCAGAAGTTGGGCAAGGTACATGGTAAACTGCAAGAGGCCTTCAATAGAATTGCACAATTGCAAGGGAAGCGTGTGTTTGGGACGTATTTTCGGGTTGGATTTTATGGAACGACATTTGGGGATTTGGATCAACAGGAGTTTATTTATAAGGAACCGACTTTGACTAAATTGCCGGAGATATTCAGTCGATTGCAG agTTTCTATGCTGATCGATTTGGTCCAGACTCTGTGCATATTATCAAGGACTCCAATAACGTGGATGTCAACACTCTGGATCCAGACAAGGCTTATATTCAAATAACCTATGTCGAGCCATACTTTGAAACTTTCGAATTGCGTCACAGGGAAACCTATTTCGAGAGGAATTTTAACATaa aaCGTTTTATATTTGCCACTCCATTCACCAAAGGAGGCAAAGCCCATGGCGAATTGAATGAACAATGCAAACGTAAAACAATCCTCACCACAGCAAATCATTTCCCCTACGTGAAAACCCGCATTCAAGTCATAAGTAGACAACAGGTTATCTTGGAACCGATTGAAGTAGCAATTGAGGAtattcaaaaaaagacattagaATTAGCTGCAGCAACAAAACAAGAACCAGCTGAtccgaaaattttacaaatggTTTTACAAGGTTGCATTGGAACTACGGTCAATCAAGGTCCAATGGAAATGGCTACAGTTTTCTTATCTGGTTTAGCCGATGGTGTGACTATACCGacaaaacatcaaaataaattacgTTTGTGTTTTAAAGAGTTTGCCAAACGTTGTACAGATGCTTTGAAGAAAAATCGTAATCTCATTCAAGCCGATCAGAAAGATTATCAAAGAGAACTGGAGCGAAATAATGAACGATTTTTGGAACGTTTATCACCTTTAATTACATTAAGTGCTAGTCAAGCTCTTGGTGCTGTTAA